The DNA region GAAGCCCCAATTATTATCGAAAGTGTCGAAAGGCGCATACTTCAGGCCGTCCTAGGGGGTTACTGTATCACTGGAGACATGCGCAGGCTACAAGTTGCCCCCGTCTTCGACTCCAATCCTCCAGATTTTCCGGTTGGTAAGTCTGAGTTGACCAGGCTTTGCAAAACTCTACCAATCCATAGTCGCTTACCGTTCTCCTTTGTTTCGATAAGGCTCTTGTGGCGACAAATGTACCTTGGTATACGGCTGGATGATGGCAACTGGGGAAGATCCCGGCCTCTTTTGCAAGGTGAAACAAATTATTTATGACTCTATCATCAGTGGCGCGTTGGAGGATGTTGATGGTGTCAGCGAGCTTGTTTATAAAGAGGTTCGCGTAGCGCCTTGCTATGTCTCGGTGGATGGCCCACCGGGCGGTTCCATTAGTGCAGTTGAAGGTAGTCGATCCCGTCAATCAAGTAACTCGGATTCCTCACCAGTGGGGTTTGTAGCCGGAATTTCCCTTTTCGCTGCTTTTATTGTTTTTGCAGCGGCCGTGCTGGTAATCAGAAAACAACATCGCTCCAGTGAGGAAGCTAATGTCCAGAATCGCAGTGACATCTCCCCGGATATTTAGATTCCGCGAAGACAACAGTGTTAGCCAAATCAAGTATGATTATACAATTGACGAGTATACTTGGTTGATGTGTCAGGAGAGCGAGAGAAAGCGCCCTTATGAGTCGTTGTAACATGGCTTTGAGATAAGTGTCACTGATCGGCTTAGCAATGATCTACAACTCCTCTATGCGTGGATATGTCTTTTACTGTTTACGTCACTATGGCACTTTCGCTTGTTGAAGGTCGAAGTTtgaacttacagttagtcttcCGGACCGCTAGATTGTGTTGACTGCTAATAACCCTCAAAGCTTTATAGACTGACTACCTAAGGAAGTGTTTAGATGTAAGTGTAAAACCGTTGTTGGCAAAGCGACAATTGGAATTGCATTAGTACAGTAGTATCCCTTGAATGTAAGCAAGAGGCCATCTCCTTTTGACACTTTCTCAATTGGTGGAACTGGAACGGGGTAGCTTTTCAACGACAAGGAAGTACATACACTTTATACTCACAGTGAGGGTTTGGAAGAAGTGAGACTAAGAACGAACTGCCTGGTTCTATTGGAACTGTGAGATTGCCATACATGGGTTTGGAAGAGCTGGCCTGCTGTTACTTCTTTAAGTCCAGAGGCCCAAATTGGACTTTTAACGATGACTATGAAGTCGAGGAGAGCAAGCTTGGGTTCTAGGCTTGCGATAAATAAATGACGAATGACAGCGCTTCTGCACCATTCGCCTTTTTACTTCTTGTACCAGCCACAACTACTTGTTGCCAATTTAATGTAAGGCTTGAAGAAGCGTCGTTTCATTGTATACGGTGATAACTTTACAAAAGCTATGTAGCTTAGAGCCTTTCCCTAAAAGGAGATCTAAGATTTCTTGTCTTCAGACTTGACGTTCTTCTCTTCAGTTTTATGGGGTTCGCAGCCCTCGGCCTCGACTGGGAAAAATGTGTTGGAAGAAAGAGCTTCACCAAGAGATGGGTcatttttgcaaaaagaaggGTTGTCCTCTTTCATTTTCGGTTCATTTCTAGCTGGTGGGTTGTCCGTATAGATTGCGTTTGTTTGAAGCGCTTCACCAACCGTTGGCGCGTTGGCTTtcatttgacagtgagtttctttttccattttaAGAGGCATAAAAAATTTCCCTAGCAACTTTTTGAGGGTAAAGATTATTCCGTTATTCTTTGACAAGAAATCGCCCTATATCGCATTGATGGTTTGCTCAGATTCATCGTAGATTCGTTTTCGAAAGTCTCCACCCATCTTCTACATTCCACAAGAAAGTTTAAAGGAATCTGAACGATACTTTAACAAAATTACTACGGTTTTGCCCCTTGCCGCCTCGTAACTGGCGATCTGCGATCTATCTTATCTCTTCGAGCTTCATAGTTGAATCTGAGCTGACTGTCAAACTTTCGCAATTCGCATAGTTCACTCCAGAAATATGCTGGGAGTCACAGTCTTATTGCTGTACAGCCAGCGCAACATTCGACGGTCATATTTGGGTTGATAGTGACGTCCGTCACCGCGCACCGTGTAAGGCGCCGACAGGAAATATCCTTCATAGAGATCCAGAAAGGGGATGCGCAGCTCGGCCATTATTTGTTTTTGTCCACGATACAGAAATTCAGATCGGGAAGCACTCATGTAACGCACTCTCTCTGCGCACCTCCGATCTTTGTTACATCCTGGAAGCATTCTATGTACATGCAAGGTAGAAGGCGATTTCCAAAAAACTGTCGTATTGGGAAATTCTTTTTGAACACGGGCAATATACAGCCGACAAGCTTGTAAGTGATCCCGAAAATCAGCCTTCTGAATATTCTGATTTTGAAGAATGTCCCAAACAGAAGACCCAATTACAAGGCCCACGGTGGGGTCTTGCAGATCGCCGCCGTGCCACTCACGAAGCTTAGGTATGAAACGCTTGTCGAGTGTTTCGCTTGTAAGCTCCGAATTGACATTGGCCTTCCAAAACACatcttttcgaaagaatcTTGTATATCCGAATACAAGCTGCTGTAAAAGTGAGTCTCCGAAGGATACCATTCTAGAAAACTCGGAGAAATTAGGAGATATAGTTGGAGCCTGGAAAACTCGAATCCTAGGGGCCTTAACATGCGCGGTTGTTTCCAAACAGGTGGATCCGTTGTCTTTCCAGTTGTCTTTTAGAGGTTGTGGGGTAAACCCGATACCACACGAATACTGGAAGTATATGGTCAAATTTCCATGGCCCGTCAAATTACTGAAGGTTTCTTTGATAGGTACGGTTACGAAATCAAGCCCATATGAACCATTGTGCAGGTCTTGAATCCATGCCACAGCGGTTGCATCCCACTCTTCATTAGAATCTTTATAGACAACGTAGAATTCGTCACCTCCGAccgtctttttcgatccTGTGCTATCGAGACTTTCCATTATCCAGGGCATTTGGTCCGTGTGCAAAAGGACCTGTGATGTGATATTACAGTTGATGAGTGGATTCGAGGCATCCGAATAATTTCCGATGGCGAAGCGCACCCTCTCCTCTGATGTGGAGCTCGGTACAGCCGGAAGTAAAACAGTTCGCGAGTTAGGAGCGTGGTCATGGTAAAGCTGAATCGTGTTCGTCCTTGATTGTCTAGCACCCGATCGATTTGCATTTGGCAAATGAGAGACATTGAAGTGATGAGGCCTGTCGCCTCCTCGTTTCGACAAGAGCTTACCGGAAGCAGCTTGTTTGACGTAATGGCGGTGTTGTCTAACAATCAACATTGAAACCAGGACTAGACcaagcaaagaaaaggagaagcAAACATTCCGCCTTTTCATGGTCCAGGTATAATTCCTAGAAAGTGAAAGGAAAAAGTGAAACAAAGGTCATTTTCTGGCAGCAATCCAACAGAAACACGGTATTTCTTCTAGCTCTAAGGTTAGACAGAAATGTTTACGTATTGACTGACTATTTTCGcacttttacagttaggtagGCTCAAATACAGACCGACAGAGAACAGACGGTATGTCTAGCTACTCAGACTGTGAGGTGAAAACTGTTTCCCGGACCAAAAGCCACACTCGTCGTGTTGCTGGGTTTTTTCTCACAAAGAGCGCCCGTTTACAGTCAAGACTTCGAAGCTTGTTCTGTGGGCTGCAAAGCGCCACGAAGTCAAACTTTTTTGTCATCCTATTCAAGGACACGCTTTGCAATGTCGGCTCAAGCTAGAGTTTTTTCAGGCTACCGCCGCTTATTCCGTGCCCGCAGGAACTTATTTGAGGGCGATGTGCAGGCAATGAAGGAGTCTCGTGTTGCTATTAAGCAGGAATTTGTGAAAAACAGAGGTGCTGTGATAGCTGGAGAGCAATTTGAGGGCCTATTGACCATGGTGGACGAGGCTGAAGACATGCTGCGACACGGTATAGCCCGAGGCAATCTCAACCCTGGTACAGGAAACTATGGTACGTGTAAAAGGCTGGCGGCAAGTCGTGCAACGCCGTCCCCCAGTCTTTTTTGGTTCTCACGTTTCCCAACATTTGTTGTAATATCTGACAGAAATTAAAATCAAACCTGAACATGTTGAGGGCGTAGAGCATTCCAATATGGAACCAATAACTGCGGACGTTGTATCGAAAATGGAAAGACCAATGGTAGAGACAACTTGCCAATCGAAGAAATAATCTTGGACATTAAAAATTcaatttttttggaaattatAGATAGCTGCACTTTTTATACTCGTCCCAGTGGAGAGCAGCTTTCCGTACTAGATGCAAAATTTGAGTGCGTCATTTCACTTTGATGTTGAAGGAGCACGCTGCCATGCTTTGTCCATCAGCTAAAAAGTCACACGATACCACAGCTGGAATTCCCAAGTTTGATAAACAACCCCGAATGATCCCACAAGGGTATGACAGTAGCTGCTGAGCCATAATACGCGAATCTTCGGCACCGACTGGAAACCTCAACATCCATTTCAGGGACAAGTCCTTCAAAACAAACACCCCGCGGTGATTTGTTTGAAGTTTATCGATTTGTTTGGCAAACAACTCTAGCCATACGTCTTTACACAGAAATTTGACGGCTTCCAACTGCTGTGatgcaacagcaacggcaGTATCTTGATTGGGTGCAACGTTCCAGGTCTTGTTGAGGGCGAGCCGTTCTGTGATACGGTAGCCAACGGAATATCCCATTCTCTCAACTTTCGCTTGAACCATTTCCGATGCCATAGCCAAagcctcttcctcgtcgcgCTGACTGTCTGACGCCGGCGCACAGTGTGCCCGCGAGTAGTGAGTCAACTCGGTCACGAGGAATTCAAATATTTGTTCCGAAACGTGGGAATCGGCTCCGGTCGATGTGGAAGTTTCCATAGCGTCCCGATGTAT from Phaeodactylum tricornutum CCAP 1055/1 chromosome 18, whole genome shotgun sequence includes:
- a CDS encoding predicted protein yields the protein MKRRNVCFSFSLLGLVLVSMLIVRQHRHYVKQAASGKLLSKRGGDRPHHFNVSHLPNANRSGARQSRTNTIQLYHDHAPNSRTVLLPAVPSSTSEERVRFAIGNYSDASNPLINCNITSQVLLHTDQMPWIMESLDSTGSKKTVGGDEFYVVYKDSNEEWDATAVAWIQDLHNGSYGLDFVTVPIKETFSNLTGHGNLTIYFQYSCGIGFTPQPLKDNWKDNGSTCLETTAHVKAPRIRVFQAPTISPNFSEFSRMVSFGDSLLQQLVFGYTRFFRKDVFWKANVNSELTSETLDKRFIPKLREWHGGDLQDPTVGLVIGSSVWDILQNQNIQKADFRDHLQACRLYIARVQKEFPNTTVFWKSPSTLHVHRMLPGCNKDRRCAERVRYMSASRSEFLYRGQKQIMAELRIPFLDLYEGYFLSAPYTVRGDGRHYQPKYDRRMLRWLYSNKTVTPSIFLE
- a CDS encoding predicted protein, whose protein sequence is MSAQARVFSGYRRLFRARRNLFEGDVQAMKESRVAIKQEFVKNRGAVIAGEQFEGLLTMVDEAEDMLRHGIARGNLNPGTGNYEIKIKPEHVEGVEHSNMEPITADVVSKMERPMVETTCQSKK
- a CDS encoding predicted protein — protein: METSTSTGADSHVSEQIFEFLVTELTHYSRAHCAPASDSQRDEEEALAMASEMVQAKVERMGYSVGYRITERLALNKTWNVAPNQDTAVAVASQQLEAVKFLCKDVWLELFAKQIDKLQTNHRGVFVLKDLSLKWMLRFPVGAEDSRIMAQQLLSYPCGIIRGCLSNLGIPAVVSCDFLADGQSMAACSFNIKVK